From Rhodovastum atsumiense, a single genomic window includes:
- a CDS encoding methyl-accepting chemotaxis protein translates to MRVRTLFLACFCLVAVPGALAALWTAMDGWGAMRDADAATRAMHAVSASQRARVALSVELGAMNALLLGDGGNPAGIDKGAGPTDARLDQLGPAAAASGFDTAPVRATATRLARLRERAKAALARPRAERDPALRKDIQATRDEEGAALGRLAAEAARIVTARGPALAPLVEIANTAGGLRDAVGLRNILFSNWMGGDPVLRPALERAQELTANAAMGWDILERQVRTLPDNATMQRALQAQQENYATAAEPRLRAAVARAAEALATGTQPAWPDTLAAWRGWTVPMQARILEMRDAALDEGLARAAAAGTASLRAFVIAAGLLVLSLGGAVAGMVVLLRRLVLPLQHLTRSVAGIAADRLDQDVPGRERSDELGALAAAVETLRQGARQRLAMAAEQQQAQEARLARARRVDVLLAGFEKDATGVLEVVASAATQMDATASGMLGIAAASTERADTVATASGQASDSVRTVAAATEQLGASIAGVAQQVQDSARQAASAAQAGRNAAETVRGLAAAAERIGEVVGLINGIAGQTNLLALNATIEAARAGEAGRGFAVVASEVKALAGQTTRATGDIRQQIATMQAETQRTVAAIADIARVVDSLSQATLQVAEAAGQQAQATREIGQAVAQAAQGTATASQHASGVREQAGRTGQAASEVQAASAELARRTETLRARMETFLGDLRAA, encoded by the coding sequence ATGCGAGTTCGCACGCTTTTCCTTGCCTGTTTCTGTCTGGTGGCCGTGCCGGGCGCGCTCGCCGCGTTGTGGACCGCCATGGATGGCTGGGGCGCCATGCGCGACGCCGACGCCGCCACCCGGGCGATGCACGCCGTCAGCGCCAGCCAGCGCGCCCGCGTGGCACTCTCGGTCGAGCTCGGCGCGATGAACGCCCTGCTACTGGGCGACGGCGGCAATCCCGCCGGCATCGACAAGGGCGCCGGCCCGACCGATGCGCGGCTCGACCAGCTCGGCCCGGCCGCCGCCGCCAGCGGCTTCGACACCGCCCCGGTCCGCGCCACCGCCACCCGCCTCGCGCGGCTGCGCGAGCGCGCCAAAGCGGCGCTCGCCCGGCCCCGCGCCGAACGCGATCCGGCGCTGCGCAAGGACATCCAGGCCACGCGCGACGAGGAAGGCGCCGCCCTCGGGCGGCTCGCCGCCGAGGCCGCGCGCATCGTCACCGCCCGCGGTCCGGCCCTGGCGCCGCTGGTCGAGATCGCCAATACCGCCGGCGGCCTGCGCGACGCCGTCGGGCTGCGCAACATCCTCTTCAGCAACTGGATGGGCGGCGACCCGGTGCTCCGCCCGGCGCTGGAGCGGGCCCAGGAACTGACCGCCAACGCCGCCATGGGCTGGGACATCCTGGAACGCCAGGTGCGCACGCTGCCCGACAACGCCACCATGCAGCGCGCCCTGCAGGCCCAGCAGGAGAACTACGCCACCGCCGCCGAGCCACGGCTGCGCGCCGCCGTGGCCCGCGCCGCCGAGGCCCTGGCCACCGGCACCCAGCCCGCCTGGCCCGACACCCTGGCCGCCTGGCGCGGCTGGACCGTGCCCATGCAGGCCCGCATCCTGGAAATGCGCGACGCCGCCCTCGACGAGGGCCTGGCCCGCGCCGCCGCCGCCGGAACCGCGTCCCTGCGCGCCTTCGTCATCGCCGCCGGCCTGCTCGTGCTCAGCCTCGGCGGTGCGGTGGCCGGCATGGTGGTGCTGCTGCGCCGGCTGGTGCTGCCGCTGCAGCACCTGACCCGCAGCGTCGCCGGGATCGCCGCCGACCGGCTCGACCAGGACGTGCCCGGACGCGAGCGCAGCGACGAACTCGGTGCCCTCGCCGCCGCGGTGGAGACCCTGCGCCAGGGCGCGCGCCAGCGCCTGGCGATGGCGGCGGAGCAGCAGCAGGCCCAGGAAGCCCGGCTCGCCCGCGCCCGCCGCGTCGATGTCCTGCTTGCCGGCTTCGAGAAGGACGCCACCGGGGTGCTGGAGGTGGTGGCCTCCGCCGCCACGCAGATGGACGCCACCGCCTCTGGCATGCTCGGCATCGCCGCCGCTTCCACCGAGCGCGCCGATACCGTCGCCACCGCGTCGGGCCAGGCCAGCGACAGCGTGCGCACCGTCGCCGCCGCGACCGAGCAGCTCGGTGCCAGCATCGCCGGCGTCGCCCAGCAGGTGCAGGACAGCGCCCGCCAGGCCGCCAGCGCCGCCCAGGCCGGGCGCAACGCCGCCGAAACCGTGCGCGGCCTCGCCGCCGCGGCGGAGCGCATCGGCGAGGTGGTCGGGCTGATCAACGGCATCGCCGGCCAGACCAACCTGCTGGCGCTGAACGCCACCATCGAGGCCGCCCGCGCCGGGGAAGCCGGCCGCGGCTTCGCCGTGGTGGCCTCCGAGGTGAAGGCGCTGGCCGGGCAGACCACCCGCGCCACCGGCGACATCCGCCAGCAGATCGCCACCATGCAGGCCGAAACCCAACGTACCGTCGCCGCCATCGCCGATATCGCCCGGGTGGTGGACAGCCTCAGTCAGGCGACGCTGCAGGTGGCGGAAGCGGCCGGCCAGCAGGCCCAGGCCACGCGGGAAATCGGCCAGGCGGTGGCCCAGGCCGCCCAGGGCACCGCCACCGCGTCCCAGCACGCCAGCGGCGTGCGCGAACAGGCCGGACGCACCGGCCAGGCGGCGAGCGAGGTCCAGGCCGCCTCGGCCGAACTGGCCCGGCGCACCGAAACCCTGCGCGCGCGCATGGAAACCTTCCTCGGCGACCTGCGCGCCGCCTGA
- a CDS encoding PAS domain S-box protein, whose protein sequence is MPSRPARRPGAIAVAAALAVLVVAGTTMLGLMWLAAPQDRPVLAWVEHTHETIDALHLTLDSVETAEAAQRGFLLTRDPAYLRSYATAVASGWRRLAQAQALMADNPGQAERLHALPELLQAQFGLIARSLTLARDGNPDAALALMREDSGQRLTDHLRQAIAEMVATEQQLLQSRRTELRQAEARRRQQLAGAALLALAGLGLGGATLLRLLRVSSRARRDAATAAERQRLLELMDLAGIMVREFDGTIRVWSEGCHRLYGWTTAEAVGRRSHDLLQTVFPVPLAEVEAILQREGEWSGDLHHRTRDGREVIVAARKVLQRDATGGPPLVLESLTDITSLHRTEVALRESQAELRSVLDTAAEGIVVANAKGRILSVNRATLRMFGYDHAEDLVGRDLGVLMPSAEAARHRDYIAAHIAGSQPRVIEPPDRELYGRRRDGSDFPIDLAVSSFGTNGKRCLTGIIRDATARKQAEAALRDSEARLRLVQQVGGIAFTDRAITDDKALISPEYTQLYGLPPGQTHITLQEFLDLTHPEDRDKLQADISTVYIQGRTRRTEFRIRRPDGELRWVASRVEVFPGPDGKPDRVISAQQDITEIVTAREALAARGEELERRVAERTAALAAAEARFRAIFDSQFQFIALLAPEGTLLEVNRTALEAGGLGRAETIGRPFWETGWWPDTERAQLQREVAEAAQGAVVQRVMESRGADGRTLWVDYSLKPVRDAASGAIIWVIAEGRDITEQRDLSGQLAQAQKVQALGQLASGIAHDFNNVLQTVSGAAMLIERRPDDPEKARQLARTAINAASRGASITQRLLSFARRGELRTETIPTADLLDGVREVLAHTLGTLITVRTEAAPGTPPVLSDRGQLETALVNLGTNARDAMPRGGTLTFRATRADSDAPATLPPGDYVRIDVIDTGAGMDAETLARVTEPFFTTKPPGQGTGLGLPMVKDFAQRSGGALAISSTPGIGTTVSLWLRQAREETAPHHGEDNRPAQPGATPARILLVDDDELVRETLAAQLEDAGFATLTVSGGAEAVAALEAGEAVDALVSDLSMPGMSGVETIQKARHLRPNLPCFLLTGYVGERAALAAEDAFTLVRKPVAGRQLANRIEASLETTHR, encoded by the coding sequence GTGCCATCCCGGCCCGCCAGGCGCCCCGGCGCCATCGCCGTGGCCGCCGCGCTGGCGGTGCTGGTCGTGGCCGGCACCACGATGCTCGGGTTGATGTGGCTGGCCGCGCCCCAGGATCGCCCGGTGCTCGCCTGGGTCGAGCACACCCACGAAACCATTGACGCGCTGCACCTGACCCTGGACAGCGTGGAAACCGCCGAGGCCGCCCAGCGCGGCTTCCTGCTGACCCGGGACCCCGCCTATCTGCGGTCCTACGCCACGGCGGTGGCCTCGGGCTGGCGCAGGCTGGCCCAGGCGCAGGCGCTGATGGCCGATAATCCGGGCCAGGCGGAACGGCTGCACGCCCTGCCGGAACTGCTGCAGGCGCAGTTCGGTCTGATCGCCCGCAGCCTCACCCTCGCCCGCGACGGCAATCCCGACGCCGCCCTCGCCCTGATGCGCGAGGACAGCGGCCAGCGCCTGACCGACCACCTGCGGCAGGCCATCGCCGAGATGGTCGCCACCGAGCAGCAATTGCTGCAATCCCGCCGCACCGAACTGCGCCAGGCGGAAGCGCGGCGGCGCCAGCAACTGGCCGGCGCCGCCCTGCTGGCCCTGGCCGGGCTCGGGCTCGGCGGCGCCACCCTGCTACGGCTGCTGCGCGTCTCCTCCCGCGCCCGCCGTGACGCCGCCACCGCCGCCGAGCGCCAGCGCCTGCTGGAGCTGATGGACCTCGCCGGCATCATGGTGCGCGAGTTCGACGGCACCATCCGCGTCTGGTCGGAAGGCTGCCACCGCCTCTATGGCTGGACCACGGCGGAGGCGGTGGGGCGCCGCTCGCACGACCTGCTGCAGACGGTCTTCCCGGTGCCGCTGGCCGAGGTCGAGGCCATCCTGCAGCGCGAGGGCGAATGGAGCGGCGACCTGCATCACCGCACCCGCGACGGCCGCGAGGTGATCGTCGCCGCCCGCAAGGTGCTGCAGCGCGACGCCACCGGCGGCCCGCCCCTGGTGCTGGAAAGCCTCACCGACATCACCTCCCTGCACCGCACCGAGGTGGCGCTGCGCGAAAGCCAGGCGGAGCTGCGCTCGGTGCTCGACACCGCCGCCGAAGGCATCGTCGTCGCCAATGCCAAGGGCCGCATCCTCTCGGTCAACCGCGCCACGCTGCGCATGTTCGGCTACGACCACGCCGAGGACCTGGTCGGCCGCGATCTCGGCGTGCTGATGCCCTCCGCCGAGGCGGCGCGGCACCGTGACTACATCGCCGCCCACATCGCCGGTTCCCAGCCACGCGTCATCGAGCCCCCCGATCGTGAGCTGTACGGGCGACGCCGCGACGGCTCGGACTTCCCGATCGATCTCGCGGTCAGCTCCTTCGGCACCAACGGCAAGCGCTGCCTGACCGGCATCATCCGCGACGCCACCGCCCGCAAGCAGGCCGAGGCCGCGCTGCGCGACAGCGAGGCCCGGCTGCGCCTGGTGCAGCAGGTCGGCGGCATCGCCTTCACCGATCGCGCCATCACCGACGACAAGGCGCTGATCTCGCCCGAATACACGCAACTGTATGGGCTGCCGCCCGGCCAAACCCACATCACCCTGCAGGAATTCCTCGACCTGACCCACCCCGAGGACCGCGACAAGCTCCAGGCAGACATTTCCACCGTCTACATCCAGGGCCGCACCCGGCGCACCGAGTTCCGTATCCGCCGCCCCGACGGGGAACTGCGCTGGGTGGCCAGCCGCGTCGAGGTGTTCCCCGGCCCGGACGGGAAGCCGGACCGGGTCATCAGCGCCCAGCAGGACATCACCGAGATCGTCACCGCCCGCGAGGCGCTTGCCGCCCGCGGGGAGGAACTGGAACGCCGCGTCGCCGAACGCACCGCCGCCCTGGCCGCGGCCGAGGCCCGCTTCCGCGCCATCTTCGATTCGCAGTTCCAGTTCATCGCCCTGCTCGCCCCGGAAGGCACGCTGCTGGAAGTCAACCGCACCGCGCTGGAAGCCGGCGGGCTCGGCCGCGCCGAGACCATCGGCCGCCCGTTCTGGGAAACCGGCTGGTGGCCCGACACCGAACGCGCCCAGTTGCAGCGCGAGGTCGCCGAGGCGGCACAGGGCGCGGTGGTTCAGCGCGTGATGGAAAGCCGCGGCGCCGACGGGCGCACCCTGTGGGTGGACTACTCGCTCAAGCCGGTGCGCGACGCCGCCTCCGGTGCGATCATCTGGGTGATCGCCGAGGGCCGCGACATCACCGAGCAGCGCGACCTCTCCGGCCAGCTCGCGCAGGCGCAGAAGGTGCAGGCGCTCGGCCAGCTCGCCAGCGGCATCGCCCACGACTTCAACAACGTGCTGCAGACCGTCTCCGGCGCCGCCATGCTGATCGAGCGCCGCCCCGACGACCCGGAAAAGGCCCGCCAGCTCGCCCGCACCGCCATCAACGCCGCCTCCCGCGGCGCCTCGATCACGCAGCGCCTGCTCTCCTTCGCCCGCCGCGGCGAACTGCGCACCGAAACCATCCCGACCGCCGACCTGCTCGACGGCGTGCGCGAGGTGCTGGCCCATACCCTGGGCACGCTGATCACCGTGCGCACCGAGGCCGCGCCCGGCACGCCGCCGGTGCTCTCCGACCGCGGCCAGTTGGAAACCGCCCTGGTCAATCTCGGCACCAACGCCCGCGACGCCATGCCCCGCGGCGGCACCCTGACCTTCCGCGCCACCCGCGCCGACAGCGACGCCCCCGCCACCCTGCCCCCCGGCGACTACGTGCGCATCGACGTGATCGACACCGGCGCCGGCATGGACGCCGAGACCCTCGCCCGCGTCACCGAACCCTTCTTCACCACCAAACCCCCCGGCCAGGGCACCGGGCTCGGCCTGCCCATGGTCAAGGATTTCGCCCAGCGCTCCGGCGGCGCACTGGCGATCAGCAGCACCCCGGGCATCGGCACCACCGTCAGCCTGTGGCTGCGCCAGGCCCGCGAGGAAACCGCCCCCCACCACGGCGAGGACAACCGCCCCGCCCAGCCCGGCGCCACCCCCGCCCGCATCCTGCTGGTCGACGACGACGAACTGGTGCGCGAAACCCTCGCCGCCCAACTGGAAGACGCCGGCTTCGCCACCCTCACCGTCTCCGGCGGCGCCGAGGCCGTGGCGGCCCTGGAAGCCGGGGAAGCCGTGGACGCCCTGGTCAGCGACCTGTCCATGCCCGGCATGAGCGGCGTCGAAACCATCCAGAAAGCCCGCCACCTGCGGCCGAACCTGCCCTGCTTCCTGCTGACCGGCTATGTCGGCGAACGTGCCGCCCTGGCCGCCGAAGACGCCTTCACCCTGGTGCGCAAACCCGTCGCCGGCCGGCAACTGGCCAACCGCATCGAAGCCAGCCTCGAGACCACCCACCGCTAG
- a CDS encoding helix-turn-helix transcriptional regulator produces the protein MMRRTGERVALVRELLGLTQAQAGSLVGIGQSAWSKIESGTRPLPTPMATRIAQKFRLTLDFLYLGESQSAVDSAIAQNVLALRPDLIRAPALVPFALPGESQPPKAPAPAV, from the coding sequence ATGATGCGCCGCACCGGCGAGCGGGTGGCGCTGGTGCGGGAACTGTTGGGGCTGACTCAGGCCCAGGCCGGAAGCCTGGTGGGGATCGGCCAGTCAGCGTGGTCGAAGATCGAAAGTGGCACCCGCCCCCTGCCTACGCCGATGGCGACAAGGATTGCGCAAAAGTTTCGGTTAACCTTGGATTTTCTGTATCTGGGGGAATCTCAGTCGGCGGTTGATTCGGCAATTGCGCAGAACGTGCTGGCTTTGCGCCCCGACCTGATCCGCGCACCCGCCCTTGTGCCATTCGCGCTTCCCGGCGAATCCCAGCCCCCCAAGGCACCGGCGCCGGCAGTCTGA
- a CDS encoding DUF1376 domain-containing protein — protein sequence MSEDAISDDGGPARLPPPPLTPCQCNLRGYEFMPLYGERLFSSDFEAKATDAEFRAAVNLWWRAWTQVPAASLPNDEVVLCKLAGLGRDMASWRKVREMALHGFELCADGRLYHKALAPLAVNSYAWRARVEHKREGDRNRQKQARARRAGRMADIAPDTAPDGGDLARDVTARSAMTSPQDRTGTETETGTGTEKTASGLRPGAPGEPDARVAPLSGGDAATQDGPAETARQRKMRSALFREGLPLLRALTGRSESQCRRLLGALLRLTLDDCARLQALLHEVEALRPADPATWLFAAARRQGRGGMTAVPAARADGFALLQRLKARLAEATDPADPAGPVPGLAAPGPLA from the coding sequence ATGAGCGAAGACGCCATCAGCGATGATGGGGGGCCGGCACGGCTGCCGCCACCGCCGTTGACGCCCTGCCAGTGCAACCTGCGCGGCTACGAGTTCATGCCGCTCTACGGCGAGCGCCTGTTCAGCAGCGATTTCGAGGCGAAGGCGACCGACGCCGAATTCCGCGCCGCGGTGAACCTGTGGTGGCGGGCCTGGACGCAGGTCCCGGCCGCGAGCCTGCCCAATGACGAGGTGGTGCTGTGCAAGCTGGCCGGGCTCGGCCGCGACATGGCGAGCTGGCGCAAGGTGCGCGAGATGGCGCTGCACGGCTTCGAACTTTGTGCCGATGGCCGGCTGTACCACAAGGCGCTCGCCCCGCTGGCGGTGAATTCCTACGCGTGGCGGGCGCGGGTCGAGCACAAGCGCGAAGGGGACCGCAACCGCCAGAAGCAGGCGCGCGCACGTCGGGCCGGACGGATGGCGGACATAGCGCCGGACACAGCGCCGGATGGGGGCGACCTTGCCCGTGACGTCACGGCGAGGTCCGCCATGACGTCGCCGCAGGATAGGACAGGGACAGAGACAGAGACAGGGACAGGAACGGAGAAAACCGCCTCAGGGCTTCGCCCTGGCGCGCCGGGCGAGCCGGACGCGCGGGTGGCTCCCCTTTCGGGAGGGGATGCCGCGACGCAGGACGGCCCGGCAGAGACGGCGCGGCAGCGGAAGATGCGCTCCGCCCTGTTCCGCGAGGGGCTGCCGCTGCTGCGGGCCCTGACCGGGCGCAGCGAAAGCCAGTGCCGCCGGCTGCTCGGGGCCCTGCTGCGGCTCACCCTCGACGATTGCGCGCGGTTGCAGGCGCTGTTGCACGAGGTCGAGGCGCTGCGGCCGGCCGATCCGGCGACCTGGCTGTTCGCCGCGGCGCGACGCCAGGGCCGCGGGGGGATGACAGCGGTGCCGGCGGCGCGGGCGGATGGCTTCGCCCTGCTGCAGCGGCTGAAGGCGCGGCTCGCCGAGGCGACGGATCCGGCCGACCCGGCCGGGCCGGTGCCCGGCCTGGCCGCGCCGGGACCGCTCGCGTGA
- a CDS encoding methanol/ethanol family PQQ-dependent dehydrogenase, giving the protein MKSSIVAPRGGVAGGMCLPGSQDEGQARDAVRKRPERKGKVGLARPKSTAVILSLLGAFAWGEPAAAGPVTWEDIVNDDKSTGNVLSYGLGLKAQRFSPLDKINVGNVEGLVPAWSFSFGGEKQRGQEGQALVHDGVIYVTASYSRIFAVDARTGKRLWEYDYRLPDDIRPCCDVVNRGPAIYGDKVFFGTLDAAIVALNKDTGKVVWRKKFADHAIGYTMTGAPFIVKDQKTGRVLLIHGSSGDEFGVVGWLFARDPDTGEEVWARPMVEGHVGRLHGKESTPTGDPAAPSWPRDKDGNLVEAWHHGGGAPWQTASFDIDTNTVVIGAGNPAPWNTWKRTKEGDDPKNWDSLFTSGQAYVDASTGELKGFFQHTPNDGWDFSGNNSIILFDYKDATGKTVKASAHADRNGFFFVTDREKLASGAGYPNKPTALIGAWPFVDGITWASGFDLKTGRPIEKDNRPPLPREGAQKGDSIFVSPPFLGGTNWNPMSYSPQTGLFYIPGNHWAMDYWTEHLTYKAGAAYLGQGFRIKRLYDDHVGILRAIDPVTGKIAWEHKEQFPFWAGTLTTGGGLLFSGTSDGFVKAFDAKTGKELWKFQTGSGVVSIPITWEMDGEQYLGIQSGYGGAVPLWGGDMAELTRQVTQGGSMWVFKLPRTKLANTDKP; this is encoded by the coding sequence ATGAAATCCAGCATCGTTGCCCCGAGGGGCGGCGTGGCAGGCGGCATGTGCCTGCCGGGCAGCCAGGATGAGGGGCAGGCCAGGGACGCAGTCCGGAAGCGGCCTGAACGCAAGGGCAAGGTTGGATTGGCCAGGCCAAAATCAACCGCCGTGATTCTCAGCCTGCTGGGGGCCTTCGCCTGGGGCGAACCGGCCGCCGCCGGCCCCGTCACCTGGGAAGACATCGTCAACGACGACAAGAGCACCGGCAACGTCCTGAGCTACGGCCTCGGCCTGAAGGCGCAGCGCTTCAGCCCGCTCGACAAGATCAATGTCGGGAATGTCGAGGGCCTTGTCCCGGCCTGGAGCTTTTCCTTCGGCGGCGAAAAGCAGCGCGGCCAGGAAGGCCAGGCCCTGGTGCATGACGGGGTGATCTACGTCACCGCGTCCTATTCGCGCATCTTCGCCGTCGATGCGCGCACCGGCAAGCGGCTGTGGGAATACGACTACCGCCTGCCCGACGACATCCGGCCCTGTTGCGACGTCGTCAATCGCGGTCCGGCGATCTATGGCGACAAGGTCTTCTTCGGCACGCTCGACGCCGCCATCGTCGCCCTGAACAAGGATACCGGCAAGGTCGTCTGGAGGAAGAAATTCGCCGATCACGCGATCGGCTACACCATGACCGGCGCCCCCTTCATCGTGAAGGACCAGAAGACCGGCCGCGTCCTGCTGATCCACGGCTCCTCGGGCGACGAGTTCGGCGTGGTGGGCTGGCTGTTCGCCCGCGACCCCGACACCGGCGAGGAAGTCTGGGCCCGCCCCATGGTCGAAGGCCATGTCGGACGCCTGCACGGCAAGGAATCCACCCCGACCGGCGATCCGGCGGCGCCGTCCTGGCCGCGCGACAAGGACGGCAACCTGGTCGAGGCCTGGCATCATGGCGGCGGCGCCCCCTGGCAGACGGCCAGCTTCGACATCGACACCAACACCGTGGTGATCGGCGCCGGCAACCCCGCGCCCTGGAACACCTGGAAGCGCACGAAGGAAGGCGACGACCCGAAGAACTGGGACAGCCTGTTCACCTCGGGGCAGGCCTATGTCGATGCCTCCACCGGCGAGCTGAAGGGGTTCTTCCAGCATACGCCAAACGATGGCTGGGATTTTTCCGGCAACAACTCGATCATCCTGTTCGATTACAAGGATGCGACCGGCAAGACGGTGAAGGCGTCGGCCCATGCCGACCGCAACGGCTTCTTCTTCGTCACCGATCGGGAAAAGCTGGCGAGCGGGGCGGGCTATCCGAACAAGCCCACGGCGCTGATCGGGGCATGGCCCTTCGTCGATGGCATCACCTGGGCTTCCGGCTTCGACCTCAAGACCGGCCGGCCGATCGAAAAGGACAACCGCCCGCCGCTGCCGCGGGAAGGCGCGCAGAAGGGCGACAGCATCTTCGTCTCGCCGCCATTCCTGGGCGGCACGAACTGGAACCCGATGTCCTACAGCCCGCAGACCGGGCTGTTCTACATCCCCGGCAATCACTGGGCCATGGACTACTGGACGGAGCACCTGACCTACAAGGCCGGCGCTGCCTATCTCGGCCAGGGCTTCCGCATCAAGCGCCTGTATGACGATCACGTGGGCATCCTGCGCGCCATCGACCCGGTGACCGGCAAGATCGCCTGGGAACACAAGGAACAGTTCCCGTTCTGGGCGGGAACGCTGACCACCGGTGGCGGCCTGCTGTTCAGCGGCACCTCGGACGGCTTCGTCAAGGCGTTCGACGCCAAAACGGGCAAGGAACTGTGGAAGTTCCAGACCGGCTCGGGCGTGGTGTCGATTCCCATCACCTGGGAAATGGACGGCGAGCAGTACCTGGGCATCCAGTCCGGCTATGGCGGCGCCGTGCCGCTCTGGGGCGGCGACATGGCCGAACTGACGCGGCAGGTGACGCAGGGCGGCTCGATGTGGGTGTTCAAGCTGCCCCGCACCAAGCTGGCCAACACCGACAAGCCATAG
- a CDS encoding pentapeptide repeat-containing protein → MSLRLFRCLPLLLGVLCTAPAHAEDPDEPALVINGCGLWPHAQCQGADLRHANLAGKNLAGADFTGALMARVDLRGANVAGATFDDADMTAARLNKVTASTATFRNAKLVGADLEFARLFRADLSGADLTAANLEDVRANFAWFAGAKLTGANLQEAKFYTVNFQNADLSGTFRRFTIFPDSFFEGCTGCPVEEWK, encoded by the coding sequence ATGTCCCTGCGCCTGTTTCGCTGCCTGCCGTTGTTGCTGGGTGTGCTGTGCACGGCACCGGCCCATGCCGAGGATCCGGACGAGCCTGCCCTCGTCATCAACGGCTGTGGCCTGTGGCCGCACGCCCAATGCCAGGGGGCCGATCTGCGCCACGCCAACCTCGCGGGGAAGAACCTCGCTGGCGCCGACTTCACCGGCGCGCTGATGGCGCGGGTCGATCTGCGCGGTGCCAATGTCGCCGGCGCCACCTTCGACGATGCCGACATGACCGCCGCGCGGCTGAACAAGGTCACGGCCTCGACCGCGACCTTCCGCAACGCGAAACTGGTCGGGGCCGACCTGGAATTCGCCCGGCTGTTCCGTGCCGACCTGTCCGGGGCGGACCTGACCGCCGCCAACCTGGAAGACGTGCGGGCCAATTTCGCCTGGTTCGCCGGCGCGAAGCTGACCGGTGCCAATCTGCAGGAAGCCAAGTTCTACACGGTCAATTTCCAGAACGCCGATTTGAGCGGCACCTTTCGCCGCTTCACCATCTTCCCGGATTCCTTCTTCGAAGGCTGCACGGGCTGCCCGGTGGAGGAATGGAAATGA
- a CDS encoding c-type cytochrome — MRKGPWLPLALWALCVPAVAQEVAVRPQVDASALAPLGAEWRGVNPYRGQAEAIEIGRITYAQTCARCHGPEANATGYPAPDLRRVDLACRRIVDPAIKAKCIADNDVFFSKSARKGKIIVGVVHMPAWEPVLGQELIWAIRSYVETRPLTPLKPLATR; from the coding sequence ATGAGGAAAGGTCCCTGGCTTCCCCTGGCGCTCTGGGCGCTGTGCGTACCGGCGGTGGCGCAGGAGGTTGCCGTGCGCCCCCAGGTCGATGCCAGTGCGCTGGCACCGCTCGGGGCGGAGTGGCGTGGCGTCAACCCGTATCGGGGGCAGGCGGAGGCGATCGAGATCGGACGGATCACCTATGCCCAGACCTGCGCGCGCTGCCACGGCCCGGAGGCGAACGCCACCGGCTATCCCGCCCCCGATCTGCGCCGCGTGGATCTCGCATGCAGGCGCATCGTTGATCCGGCCATCAAGGCGAAGTGCATCGCCGACAACGATGTCTTTTTCTCCAAAAGCGCCCGCAAGGGAAAAATCATCGTCGGCGTCGTCCACATGCCCGCGTGGGAGCCCGTCCTGGGCCAGGAACTGATCTGGGCCATCCGGTCCTATGTCGAGACACGGCCGCTCACGCCCCTGAAGCCGCTCGCCACCAGATAG
- a CDS encoding cache domain-containing protein, which translates to MKLTSRSCAILAIALGLAVAGRAAAETVEEAAGKQVFHRCLACHSVEPGKLGFGPNLHGIVGRPAASLPTFVYSDALKQSGLVWTEDNLRHWIAGNTTFVPGTRMRHVAITDRAEQDYLLAYLKAQSDIMGPAQAQILLDRAAAFLEREGPVRAFAAFNDPKGGFVARELYVFVFDMNGRYLASGANPALTGTDALSLRDAEGKELVRDMINLSRAAGGGEVDYVWLNRVSNRVEQKRSFVRRVGDYIVGVGYYLD; encoded by the coding sequence ATGAAGTTGACATCAAGATCCTGCGCCATCCTGGCCATCGCCCTGGGGCTTGCGGTGGCCGGGCGGGCGGCGGCCGAAACGGTCGAGGAAGCGGCGGGGAAGCAGGTGTTCCACCGGTGCCTGGCCTGCCATTCGGTCGAGCCGGGAAAGCTGGGGTTCGGGCCGAACCTGCATGGCATCGTCGGACGCCCCGCCGCATCGCTGCCGACCTTCGTCTATTCCGACGCGCTGAAGCAGTCCGGGCTGGTCTGGACCGAGGACAATTTGCGGCACTGGATCGCGGGCAACACGACCTTCGTTCCGGGCACCCGCATGCGCCACGTGGCCATCACCGACAGGGCGGAGCAGGACTATTTGCTGGCCTATCTCAAGGCACAGTCCGACATCATGGGGCCGGCCCAGGCGCAAATCCTGCTGGACCGGGCCGCCGCGTTCCTGGAACGCGAGGGGCCGGTGCGCGCCTTCGCCGCCTTCAACGACCCGAAGGGCGGTTTCGTCGCCCGCGAGCTCTATGTCTTCGTCTTCGACATGAACGGGCGCTACCTGGCCTCGGGCGCCAACCCGGCCCTGACCGGCACCGACGCGCTGTCGCTGCGCGACGCGGAGGGCAAGGAACTGGTCCGGGACATGATCAACCTGTCGCGCGCGGCCGGTGGCGGCGAAGTCGATTACGTCTGGCTGAACCGGGTCTCCAACCGGGTCGAGCAGAAGCGCTCCTTCGTCCGCCGCGTCGGCGATTACATCGTCGGCGTCGGCTATTACCTGGACTGA